The Caldanaerobius fijiensis DSM 17918 genome has a window encoding:
- the mntA gene encoding type VII toxin-antitoxin system MntA family adenylyltransferase antitoxin, translated as MIHNKKVNFNIALQKLGKISEILKPYNRYIVALLLFGSVARNQITPLSDIDLAILYKKGLDKKEIECVDSEIYATVSSYLETDEIDFINLNEAPLSVQYNIIKDKKFLIINDKEAYVDFETTVVMKYLDFKPYRDEFIREYKKHLLEGV; from the coding sequence ATGATACATAATAAAAAAGTAAATTTTAATATTGCCCTACAGAAATTAGGTAAAATAAGTGAGATTCTTAAACCGTATAATAGATACATTGTGGCTTTGCTATTGTTTGGTTCAGTTGCTAGAAACCAGATAACACCGTTGAGCGATATTGATTTAGCGATACTTTATAAAAAAGGACTCGACAAGAAAGAGATAGAATGTGTTGACAGCGAAATATATGCGACAGTTTCTTCATACCTCGAAACTGATGAAATAGATTTTATTAATTTAAATGAAGCACCTCTTTCTGTGCAATATAATATCATAAAAGACAAGAAATTTTTAATAATTAATGATAAAGAGGCATATGTGGATTTTGAAACAACCGTTGTAATGAAATATCTGGATTTTAAACCTTATAGAGATGAGTTTATCCGAGAATATAAAAAACATTTATTGGAAGGTGTTTAA